Proteins encoded in a region of the Streptomyces akebiae genome:
- a CDS encoding LacI family DNA-binding transcriptional regulator codes for MKPAKPEEIQTRTRASHSTQTATLAEIARQAGVSAPTVSKVLNGRADVAPATRTRVEELLREYGYRRRRAEATRSPLIDLVFHELESAWAMEVIRGVENIAREEGLSVVLSESAGRLTPGRTWADQVAARRPHGVVLVLSGLDESQRALLTSRSIPFVVMDPAGDPGDDVPSIGATNWQGGLAATRHLVELGHRRIGAISGPSRMICSRARVDGYRAALETAGLPVAADLIKAGDFHHETGYRLGLELLRRPDRPTAVFAGNDLQALGLYEAARELGLRIPEDLSVVGFDDLPVARWVGPPLTTVRQPLMEMAEAAARLVLDLGRQEGSSAATRVELATSLVVRSSTGTPPTAP; via the coding sequence ATGAAGCCCGCGAAGCCCGAGGAAATCCAGACAAGAACGCGCGCGTCGCACTCCACGCAGACCGCGACGCTCGCCGAGATCGCCCGCCAGGCCGGCGTGTCGGCTCCGACTGTTTCGAAGGTGCTCAACGGCCGCGCGGACGTCGCGCCCGCCACGCGCACCCGTGTCGAGGAACTGCTGCGCGAGTACGGCTACCGTCGCCGACGCGCCGAGGCCACCCGGTCCCCCCTCATCGACCTGGTCTTCCACGAGCTGGAGAGCGCCTGGGCCATGGAGGTCATCCGGGGCGTGGAGAACATCGCGCGGGAGGAGGGCCTGAGCGTCGTCCTCTCCGAGAGCGCGGGGCGGCTCACCCCCGGCCGCACCTGGGCCGACCAGGTCGCCGCGCGCCGCCCGCACGGGGTCGTCCTCGTCCTGTCCGGGCTCGACGAGTCCCAGCGCGCGCTGCTGACCAGCCGATCCATCCCGTTCGTGGTGATGGACCCGGCGGGCGACCCCGGCGACGACGTGCCCTCGATCGGCGCCACCAACTGGCAGGGGGGTCTGGCCGCCACCCGCCACCTCGTCGAACTCGGCCACCGACGGATCGGCGCCATCAGCGGACCCTCGCGGATGATCTGCAGCCGCGCCCGGGTCGACGGCTACCGGGCCGCGCTGGAGACCGCCGGGCTGCCGGTCGCCGCCGACCTGATCAAGGCCGGGGACTTCCACCACGAGACGGGCTACCGGCTGGGGCTGGAACTGCTGCGCCGCCCCGACCGCCCGACCGCCGTCTTCGCCGGCAACGACCTCCAGGCCCTCGGCCTCTACGAGGCGGCCCGCGAACTGGGCCTGCGCATCCCGGAGGACCTCAGTGTCGTCGGCTTCGACGACCTGCCGGTGGCCCGTTGGGTGGGGCCGCCGCTGACGACCGTGCGCCAGCCCCTGATGGAGATGGCCGAGGCGGCGGCCCGACTCGTCCTCGACCTCGGCCGCCAGGAGGGTTCCTCGGCCGCGACCCGGGTGGAACTGGCGACGAGCCTGGTGGTGCGGAGCAGCACGGGAACGCCGCCGACCGCGCCCTGA
- a CDS encoding ABC transporter substrate-binding protein, with the protein MESSRGQFTGTTAGRSTGSGAGGRPFSRRWFLGAGSASMLTAGLGAGLTACGSGGGSGGGDGKTLTAFVYGDDAVKVQQAGVDRFNKSAAAKKAGGTIKLQKVPGSDYSPKLRTAMGSPSAPDIFFNWGGGSIKPYEEADKLVDLTDIIEGDPVLKDGFLPSVLAAGDLGGRHYGIPMRGMQPVILFYNKSVFAEHKLQPPTTWDQLLDINAKLKKAKITPFALGGSDVWPELMWLEYLVDRIGGPEVFKRIQDGDAEGWGDPAVVRAAELVKELIDDGAFGSKFTSVSYVNGGAPAVFARGKAAMHLMGSWEYSTQLGKFPDFAKSNLGWAAFPTVEGGTGDVRNVVGNPTNYWSINARTKNKDLAVGFLKDCASKAYAQALIDNGDVPTTSNAAELLASSPNPEYAKFQYDMVQQAPAFTLSWDQALGDGLGTKMHTEIGKLFAGQSSPSEFVTACKGLK; encoded by the coding sequence ATGGAGTCGAGCAGAGGCCAGTTCACCGGGACGACCGCGGGCCGGTCCACCGGCAGCGGCGCGGGCGGCCGGCCGTTCAGCAGGCGCTGGTTCCTCGGCGCGGGTTCCGCCTCGATGCTCACCGCCGGCCTCGGCGCCGGCCTCACCGCCTGCGGCTCCGGCGGCGGCTCGGGCGGCGGGGACGGCAAGACGCTCACGGCGTTCGTGTACGGCGACGACGCGGTGAAGGTCCAGCAGGCGGGCGTCGACCGGTTCAACAAGTCGGCCGCGGCGAAGAAGGCCGGCGGCACCATCAAGCTCCAGAAGGTCCCCGGCTCCGACTACTCCCCGAAGCTCCGCACGGCCATGGGCTCCCCGAGCGCCCCGGACATCTTCTTCAACTGGGGCGGCGGCTCCATCAAGCCGTACGAGGAGGCGGACAAGCTCGTCGACCTCACCGACATCATCGAGGGCGACCCGGTCCTCAAGGACGGCTTCCTGCCCTCGGTCCTCGCGGCCGGCGATCTGGGGGGCCGCCACTACGGCATCCCGATGCGCGGCATGCAGCCGGTGATCCTCTTCTACAACAAGTCCGTCTTCGCCGAGCACAAGCTCCAGCCGCCCACCACCTGGGACCAACTCCTCGACATCAACGCCAAGTTGAAGAAAGCGAAGATCACCCCCTTCGCGCTCGGTGGCTCCGACGTCTGGCCCGAGCTGATGTGGCTGGAGTACCTGGTCGACCGGATCGGCGGCCCCGAGGTCTTCAAGCGCATCCAGGACGGCGACGCCGAGGGCTGGGGCGACCCTGCCGTCGTCCGGGCCGCCGAGCTGGTCAAGGAGCTCATCGACGACGGCGCCTTCGGCTCCAAGTTCACCTCGGTGTCGTACGTCAACGGCGGCGCCCCCGCGGTCTTCGCGCGCGGCAAGGCGGCCATGCACCTGATGGGCTCCTGGGAGTACTCCACGCAGCTCGGCAAGTTCCCGGACTTCGCCAAGAGCAACCTGGGCTGGGCCGCCTTCCCGACCGTCGAGGGCGGCACGGGCGACGTCCGCAACGTCGTCGGCAACCCCACCAACTACTGGTCGATCAACGCCCGCACGAAGAACAAGGACCTCGCGGTCGGCTTCCTCAAGGACTGCGCGTCGAAGGCGTACGCGCAGGCCCTGATCGACAACGGCGACGTGCCGACCACCTCGAACGCGGCCGAGCTGCTCGCCTCCTCCCCCAACCCCGAGTACGCGAAGTTCCAGTACGACATGGTCCAGCAGGCGCCGGCCTTCACGCTCTCCTGGGACCAGGCGCTCGGCGACGGCCTCGGCACCAAGATGCACACGGAGATAGGCAAGCTGTTCGCGGGCCAGTCCTCGCCGAGCGAGTTCGTGACGGCCTGCAAGGGGCTGAAGTGA
- a CDS encoding carbohydrate ABC transporter permease — MTVTVEKTPAAAQKEQAHRTGRRAGRTGRPHAVWALPGVLFFTFFAVVPMALALYLSFTSWDGLGDPRPVGLDNWRKLLDDPRMTQSLWLTVVLTVASWAFQTVVALLLGVWAAGRQRNRAILSAVFFVPFLLSSTAIAILFYALLDPNFGIIQKDTLGSQSGAFLAIVFVGGWQFIPFHTLIYQGGARQIPEVLYQAAAIDGAGRYRQFFSITLPQLRHTITTSTVLMVVGSLTYFETVLILTKGGPGTDTAILPYLMYEAGFKTYDFGYASAIASFLVIAATGLSLVLVRLTGFGAMRSTREGM, encoded by the coding sequence GTGACCGTCACGGTCGAGAAGACCCCGGCGGCGGCGCAGAAGGAGCAGGCACACCGGACGGGCCGCCGCGCGGGCCGCACCGGCCGCCCGCACGCCGTCTGGGCCCTGCCCGGCGTCCTCTTCTTCACCTTCTTCGCGGTCGTCCCGATGGCGCTGGCCCTCTATCTCTCCTTCACCAGCTGGGACGGCCTGGGAGACCCGCGGCCGGTGGGCCTCGACAACTGGCGGAAGCTCCTCGACGACCCCCGGATGACGCAGTCCCTGTGGCTGACCGTCGTCCTCACCGTCGCCAGCTGGGCCTTCCAGACGGTCGTCGCCCTCCTCCTCGGCGTCTGGGCGGCGGGCCGGCAGCGCAACCGCGCGATCCTGTCCGCGGTCTTCTTCGTCCCGTTCCTGCTCTCCTCCACCGCCATCGCGATCCTGTTCTACGCCCTCCTCGACCCGAACTTCGGCATCATCCAGAAGGACACCCTGGGCTCGCAGAGCGGCGCGTTCCTCGCGATCGTCTTCGTCGGCGGCTGGCAGTTCATCCCGTTCCACACCCTGATCTACCAGGGCGGGGCCCGCCAGATCCCCGAGGTCCTCTACCAGGCGGCGGCCATCGACGGCGCCGGCCGCTACCGCCAGTTCTTCTCGATCACGTTGCCGCAGCTGCGCCACACCATCACCACGTCCACGGTCCTGATGGTCGTCGGCTCCCTGACGTACTTCGAGACGGTGCTGATCCTCACCAAGGGCGGCCCCGGCACGGACACCGCGATCCTGCCGTACCTGATGTACGAGGCGGGCTTCAAGACGTACGACTTCGGCTACGCCAGCGCCATCGCGTCCTTCCTGGTCATCGCCGCGACGGGCCTCTCCCTGGTCCTGGTCCGGCTGACGGGTTTCGGCGCCATGCGCAGTACCCGCGAAGGGATGTGA
- a CDS encoding endo-1,4-beta-xylanase, giving the protein MRTSRTSRTPLLTRCAALFTGATALAALLLAAPAAHAADPPLRDLAATKGKALGTAVTGSKLTGTYGDIAGREFNWLTPGNAMKWGSVEPTRGNYNWAEADQIVDFAEAHDQDVRGHTLVWHSQNPSWLTNGTWTSAQLGQLMNDHIALEVGRYKGRLAAWDVVNEPFNEDGTYRQTLWYNGLGADYIAQALTAARAADPAAKLYINDYNVEGVNAKSTALYNLVRDLKARGVPIDGVGLQAHLILGQVPSTLQQNIQRFADLGVDVAITELDIRMQLPATAAKLAQQRTEYDAVVKACVAVTRCTGVTVWGFTDSDSWIPDTFPGEGAATPYDENYAPKPAYYGIATGLGGTGTTPPPSTDGCAASYRVANQWNTGFTGEVTIRCAAGSSLPSWRVAWTFGAGQQVGQAWNASCAQTGTAVSCSNASWNGSVPSGGSVTFGFNGTWSGSNPVPTVTLG; this is encoded by the coding sequence ATGAGAACCTCCAGAACCTCCAGAACCCCCCTGCTCACCCGGTGCGCCGCCCTGTTCACCGGCGCCACCGCACTCGCCGCCCTGCTGCTCGCGGCTCCGGCAGCCCACGCGGCGGACCCGCCCCTGCGCGACCTCGCCGCCACCAAGGGCAAGGCCCTCGGCACGGCGGTGACCGGCTCGAAGCTCACCGGCACCTACGGCGACATCGCGGGCCGCGAGTTCAACTGGCTCACCCCCGGCAACGCCATGAAGTGGGGCTCCGTCGAACCCACACGAGGCAACTACAACTGGGCCGAGGCCGACCAGATCGTCGACTTCGCCGAGGCCCACGACCAGGACGTACGCGGCCACACCCTCGTCTGGCACAGCCAGAACCCGAGCTGGCTGACCAACGGCACCTGGACGTCCGCCCAGCTCGGCCAGCTGATGAACGACCACATCGCCCTGGAGGTCGGCCGCTACAAGGGCCGGCTGGCCGCCTGGGACGTGGTGAACGAACCGTTCAACGAGGACGGCACCTACCGCCAGACCCTCTGGTACAACGGCCTCGGCGCCGACTACATCGCCCAGGCCCTAACCGCCGCCCGCGCCGCCGACCCGGCCGCCAAGCTCTACATCAACGACTACAACGTCGAGGGCGTCAACGCGAAGAGCACGGCCCTCTACAACCTGGTCCGCGACCTCAAGGCACGCGGCGTCCCCATCGACGGGGTCGGCCTCCAGGCCCACCTGATCCTCGGACAGGTCCCGTCCACGCTCCAGCAGAACATCCAGCGCTTCGCCGACCTGGGCGTGGACGTGGCCATCACCGAACTCGACATCCGTATGCAACTGCCCGCCACCGCAGCCAAGTTGGCGCAGCAGCGCACCGAGTACGACGCCGTGGTGAAGGCCTGCGTCGCCGTGACCCGCTGCACCGGCGTGACGGTCTGGGGCTTCACCGACTCCGACTCCTGGATCCCGGACACGTTCCCGGGCGAGGGCGCGGCGACCCCGTACGACGAGAACTACGCACCGAAGCCCGCGTACTACGGCATCGCCACCGGCCTGGGCGGGACGGGCACGACACCCCCGCCGTCGACGGACGGCTGCGCGGCCTCGTACCGCGTCGCGAACCAGTGGAACACCGGCTTCACCGGCGAGGTGACCATCCGCTGCGCCGCCGGATCCTCGCTTCCCTCCTGGCGGGTCGCCTGGACGTTCGGGGCGGGACAGCAGGTCGGCCAGGCCTGGAACGCGAGCTGCGCACAGACCGGTACGGCCGTCAGCTGCTCCAACGCCTCCTGGAACGGGAGCGTACCGAGCGGCGGTTCGGTGACCTTCGGCTTCAACGGCACGTGGAGCGGGAGCAATCCGGTGCCCACGGTGACGCTGGGCTGA